A window from Drosophila gunungcola strain Sukarami unplaced genomic scaffold, Dgunungcola_SK_2 000147F, whole genome shotgun sequence encodes these proteins:
- the LOC128265685 gene encoding ELAV-like protein 4 isoform X3 has protein sequence MTNAMDIVKNGSANGSVDGSNDESRTNLIVNYLPQTMTQEEMRSLFSSIGELESCKLVRDKVSGNLVLPASLTALNPALQQGQSLGYGFVNYVRAEDAEKAVNTLNGLRLQNKVIKVSYARPSSESIKGANLYVSGLPKNLSQPDLEGMFASFGKIITSRILCDNISGEFWSRFYTFRSAQRSRAGHPGAEWQDPEGICRADHR, from the exons atgACCAACGCCATGGACATAGTGAAGAACGGCAGTGCCAATGGCTCCGTGGACGGCAGCAATGATGAGTCGCGCACCAATTTGATCGTCAACTATCTGCCGCAAACCATGACGCAGGAGGAGATGCGATCGCTCTTCTCCAGCATCGGTGAGCTCGAGAGTTGCAAACTGGTGCGTGATAAAGTCTCAGGTAATTTGG tCTTGCCAGCATCGTTGACCGCTCTCAACCCGGCACTGCAGCAAG GTCAGAGCCTGGGCTATGGATTTGTTAATTACGTAAGGGCCGAGGATGCTGAGAAGGCTGTGAACACCCTGAACGGTCTGCGTTTGCAGAATAAGGTTATTAAAGTATCATACGCCCGTCCAAGCTCAGAATCTATTAAGGGTGCTAATTTATATGTATCGGGTCTTCCGAAAAATCTATCACAACCAGACTTGGAGGGGATGTTTGCTTCGTTCGGCAAAATAATTACATCTCGTATACTCTGTGATAATATTTCTGGTGAGTTTT GGAGTCGGTTTTATACGTTTCGATCAGCGCAACGAAGCCGAGCGGGCCATCCAGGAGCTGAATGGCAAGACCCCGAAGGGATATGCCGAGCCGATCACCGTTAA